A genomic region of Mus musculus strain C57BL/6J chromosome 7, GRCm38.p6 C57BL/6J contains the following coding sequences:
- the Pcf11 gene encoding pre-mRNA cleavage complex 2 protein Pcf11 isoform X1: MSEQTPAEAGAAGAREDACRDYQSSLEDLTFNSKPHINMLTILAEENLPFAKEIVSLIEAQTAKAPSSEKLPVMYLMDSIVKNVGREYLTAFTKNLVATFICVFEKVDENTRKSLFKLRSTWDEIFPLKKLYALDVRVNSLDPAWPIKPLPPNVNTSSIHVNPKFLNKSPDEPSTPGTVVSSPSISTPPIVPDIQKNLTQEQLIRQQLLAKQKQLLELQQKKLELELEQAKAQLAVSLSVQQETANLGPGSVPSKLHVPQIPTMAVKTPHQVPVQPDKSRAGPSLQMQDLKGTNRDPRLNRMSQHSSHGKEQSHRKEFVMNTINQSDIKTSKNVPSEKLNSSKQEKSKSGERITKKELDQLDSKSKSKSKSPSPLKNKLSHTKDLKNQDSESMRLSDMSKRDPRLKKHLQDKAEGKDEDVKEKRKTAEKKEKDEHMKSSEHRVIGSRSKIINGIVQKQDMVTEELEKQGTKPGRSSTRKRSRSRSPKSRSPIIHSPKRRDRRSPKRRQRSMSPNLAPKAGKMRQSGLKQSHMEEFPPPSREERNIKRSAKQDVRDPRRLKKMDEDRPQETAGQHSMKSGGDPKENIENWQSSKSAKRWKSGWEENKSLQQGDEHSKPPHLRHRESWSSTKGILSPRAPKQQHRLSVDANLQIPKELTLASKRELLQKTSERLASGEITQDEFLVVVHQIRQLFQYQEGKHRCNVRDSPKEENKGGLKKKPLLSDAELTYYEHKAKLKRTQVQHSFPRLDLLDPDIFDYPLTDALLSGIECEPSKSKHASRNSGAQFDRKEQFSERARRPSPISGSRTYAENLSPHEGRRRHDEQVSAKGVREEQRSPFNDRFPLKRPRYEDSDKPFVDGPASRFAGLDTNQRLTALAEDRPLFDGPGRPSVTRDGPAKMIFEGPNKLSPRIDGPPTPGSLRFDGSPGQMGGGGPMRFEGPQGQLGGGCPLRFEGPPGPVGTPLRFEGPIGQGGGGGFRFEGSPSLRFEGSTGGLRFEGPGGQPVGGLRFEGHRGQPVGGLRFEGPHGQPVGSLRFDNPRGQPVGGLRFEGGHGPSGAAIRFDGPHGQPGGGGGIRFEGPLLQQGVGMRFEGPHGQSVAGLRFEGHNQLGGNLRFEGPHGQPGVGIRFEGPIVQQGGGMRFEGPVPGGGLRIEGPLGQGGPRFEGCHSLRFDGQPGQPSLLPRFDGLHGQPGPRFERTGQPGPQRFDGPPGQQVQPRFDGVPQRFDGPQHQQASRFDIPLGLQGTRFDNHPSQRIESFNHSGPYNDPPGNTFNVPSQGLQFQRHEQIFDTPQGPNFNGPHGPGNQNFPNPINRASGHYFDEKNLQSSQFGNFGNLPTPISVGNIQASQQVLTGVAQPVAFGQGQQFLPVHPQNPGAFIQNPSGGLPKAYPDNHLSQVDVNELFSKLLKTGILKLSQPDSATAQVTEAVAQPPPEEDEDQNEDQDVPDLTNFTIEELKQRYDSVINRLYTGIQCYSCGMRFTTSQTDVYADHLDWHYRQNRTEKDVSRKVTHRRWYYSLTDWIEFEEIADLEERAKSQFFEKVHEEVVLKTQEAAKEKEFQSVPAGPAGAVESCEICQEQFEQYWDEEEEEWHLKNAIRVDGKIYHPSCYEDYQNTSSFDCTPSPSKTPVENPLNIMLNIVKNELQEPCESPKVKEEQIDAPPACSEESVATPTEIKTESDTVESV, from the exons GCTCCTTCCTCAGAGAAGCTTCCAGTTATGTACCTTATGGATTCTATCGTGAAAAATGTTGGAAGAGAATATCTCACTGCCTTTACTAAAAATCTAGTTgcaacatttatttgtgtgtttgaaaag GTGGATGAAAATACTAGAAAAAGTTTATTTAAATTACGTTCCACATGGGATGAAATATTCCCTTTGAAGAAACTTTATGCCTTGGATGTCAGAGTCAATTCATTAGATCCTGCTTGGCCTATTAAACCTCTGCCTCCTAATGTGAATACATCTAGCATCCATGTGAATcccaaatttttaaataaatcg ccTGATGAGCCTTCAACACCTGGCACAGTGGTCAGTTCCCCCAGTATCTCCACTCCTCCCATTGTACCTGATATACAAAAGAATCTTACCCAAGAACAACTAATAAGGCAACAGTTActggcaaaacaaaaacagttgttAGAACTTCAGCAGAAAAAGCTGGAGCTTGAGTTAGAACAAGCTAAGGCACAGCTG GCAGTATCTCTGAGTGTTCAGCAGGAAACAGCCAACTTGGGTCCTGGATCAGTGCCGTCTAAATTACATGTTCCACAAATTCCCACAATGGCTGTTAAAACTCCCCATCAGGTCCCTGTACAACCTGACAAAAGCCGAGCAGGTCCATCCTTACAAATGCAAGACTTGAAAGGAACTAACCGGGATCCCCGTCTTAACAGGATGAGCCAACATTCTTCCCATGGCAAAGAGCAGAGTCATAGGAAAGAATTTGTAATGAACACAATAAACCAGTCTGATATTAAAACAAGTAAGAATGTACCCTCTGAAAAGCTAAATTCATCCAAACAAGAAAAAAGTAAATCAGGTGAAAGAATAACCAAGAAAGAACTTGACCAGTTAGATTCTAAATCCAAATCTAAGTCTAAATCACCATCACCTTTGAAAAACAAATTATCCCACACAAAAGACTTGAAAAATCAAGACTCTGAAAGTATGAGGTTGTCTGATATGAGTAAGAGAGATCCACGATTAAAGAAGCATCTTCAGGATAAAGCTGAGGGcaaagatgaagatgtaaaagaaaagagaaaaactgcagaaaagaaggagaaagatgagCACATGAAATCATCTGAACACAGGGTGATTGGAAGTAGAAGTAAAATCATAAATGGCATTGTCCAAAAACAAGACATGGTTACAGAGGAGTTGGAAAAACAGGGGACAAAACCAGGGAGATCGAGTACTAGAAAGAGATCAAGATCAAGGTCACCTAAGTCTCGGTCACCAATTATACATTCCCCAAAGAGAAGAGATAGACGGTCACCCAAACGAAGGCAAAGAAGTATGTCTCCCAATTTGGCACCCAAAGCTGGAAAGATGCGTCAGTCGGGACTAAAACAGTCACATATGGAAGAATTCCCACCACCttccagggaagaaagaaatattaaGAGAAGTGCTAAGCAGGATGTTAGAGATCCCAGACGACTGAAAAAGATGGATGAGGACCGGCCTCAAGAAACTGCAGGTCAACATTCTATGAAGTCAGGTGGTGACCCAAAGGAGAATATAGAGAATTGGCAAAGCTCTAAGTCTGCCAAAAGATGGAAATCTGGctgggaagaaaataaaag CTTGCAGCAGGGTGATGAACATAGTAAACCTCCTCATCTAAGGCATAGGGAGAGCTGGTCAAGCACTAAAGGGATCTTGTCACCTCGAGCCCCCAAGCAGCAGCACCGACTAAGTGTAGATGCCAATCTTCAAATTCCTAAAGAGTTAACTCTTGCAAGCAAAAGAGAATTGCTTCAAAAG ACGAGCGAACGTTTAGCATCTGGTGAAATTACACAGGATGAGTTCCTTGTTGTTGTGCATCAAATTCGACAGCTATTTCAGTATCAAGAAGGTAAACATAGATGCAATGTACGGGATAGtcctaaagaagaaaataaaggtgGATTAAAAAAGAAACCTCTCTTATCTGATGCTGAATTAACCTACTATGAACATAAAGCAAAACtgaaaaggacccaggttcagcatTCATTTCCAAGACTTGATCTCTTAGATCCTGATATTTTTGACTACCCTTTGACTGATGCCTTGTTGTCTGGAATAGAATGTGAGCCATCCAAAAGTAAACATGCAAGTAGGAATAGTGGAGCACAGTTTGACAGAAAAGAACAATTTAGTGAAAGAGCAAGACGTCCTTCTCCTATATCTGGGAGTCGTACTTATGCTGAGAATCTTTCACCCCATGAGGGCCGGAGAAGACATGACGAGCAAGTCTCTGCTAAAG gtGTACGAGAGGAGCAGAGATCACCATTCAATGATCGTTTTCCACTTAAGCGACCTAGATATGAAGATTCAGATAAACCATTTGTAGATGGCCCAGCATCAAGATTTGCTGGCCTTGATACAAATCAGCGACTTACAGCTCTAGCTGAAGACCGACCATTATTTGATGGacctggtaggccatctgtgaCGAGAGATGGCCCAGCCAAGATGATTTTTGAAGGACCTAATAAATTAAGCCCTAGAATTGATGGACCTCCTACACCAGGTTCTCTTCGGTTTGATGGGTCACCAGGACAAATGGGGGGAGGAGGCCCTATGAGATTTGAAGGACCACAAGGTCAGTTAGGAGGTGGGTGTCCTTTGAGATTTGAAGGTCCTCCAGGACCAGTAGGAACACCTCTGCGGTTTGAAGGGCCAATTGgtcaaggaggaggaggtggtttTCGATTTGAAGGTTCACCTAGTTTGAGGTTTGAGGGATCTACAGGTGGTTTACGATTTGAAGGACCAGGGGGTCAGCCCGTGGGTGGTCTCAGGTTTGAAGGACATCGTGGTCAACCTGTGGGTGGTCTCAGGTTTGAAGGACCTCATGGACAGCCTGTGGGCAGTCTTAGATTTGATAATCCTCGAGGTCAGCCTGTAGGAGGACTTAGATTTGAAGGGGGTCATGGTCCATCAGGGGCTGCAATTAGGTTTGATGGGCCTCATggtcagccaggtggtggtggtggtatcaGATTTGAGGGCCCTTTGCTACAGCAAGGAGTTGGAATGAGGTTTGAGGGTCCCCATGGTCAGTCTGTAGCTGGTCTGAGATTTGAAGGACATAATCAACTAGGTGGGAACCTTAGGTTTGAGGGACCACATGGTCAACCAGGGGTTGGGATCAGGTTTGAAGGACCTATAGTTCAACAAGGAGGTGGAATGAGGTTTGAAGGTCCTGTACCAGGAGGTGGCCTGAGAATTGAAGGGCCTCTGGGTCAAGGTGGTCCTAGATTTGAAGGTTGTCACTCTTTAAGGTTTGATGGACAGCCAGGTCAACCATCACTTTTGCCAAGATTTGATGGATTACATGGCCAGCCAGGTCCTAGATTTGAAAGAACTGGTCAGCCAGGTCCACAGAGGTTTGATGGACCACCTGGACAGCAGGTTCAACCAAGATTTGATGGTGTACCTCAAAGATTTGATGGGCCACAACACCAGCAAGCATCAAGATTTGATATTCCTCTTGGTCTACAAGGAACTCGATTTGACAATCATCCTTCACAAAGGATTGAATCTTTCAATCATTCTGGCCCATATAATGATCCACCTGGCAATACTTTTAATGTTCCATCTCAAGGATTACAGTTCCAAAGACACGAACAAATATTTGATACACCTCAAGGACCAAATTTTAATGGACCACATGGCCCTGGAAATCAGAATTTCCCAAATCCCATTAACAGAGCTTCTGGACACTATTTTGATGAAAAGAATCTTCAGAGTTCTCAGTTTGGAAACTTTGGCAATTTGCCTACACCAATATCAGTAGGAAATATTCAGGCATCTCAACAG GTTCTTACTGGTGTTGCTCAGCCAGTAGCGTTTGGCCAAGGACAACAGTTCTTACCAGTTCATCCACAGAATCCTGGAGCTTTTATTCAAAATCCTTCAG gcgGTCTTCCCAAGGCATATCCTGATAATCATCTCAGTCAGGTGGATGTAAACGAATTGTTTTCAAAACTGCTAAAAACAGGAATTCTCAAATTGTCACAGCCTGATTCAGCTACAGCAC AGGTAACCGAGGCTGTTGCTCAGCCTCCCCCTGAGGAGGACGAGGATCAGAATGAAGATCAGGATGTTCCAGATCTTACCAATTTCACCATTGAAGAATTGAAGCA ACGTTATGACAGTGTTATAAACCGGCTGTACACTGGGATTCAATGTTACTCGTGTGGAATGAGGTTCACGACATCCCAGACAGATGTTTATGCAGATCACTTGGATTGGCATTATCGGCAAAACAGAACCGAGAAAGATGTTAGCAGAAAAGTCACTCATAGACGTTGGTACTACAGTCTAACA GATTGGATAGAATTTGAAGAAATAGCTGATCTGGAAGAACGTGCAAAAAGCCAGTTTTTTGAAAAGGTTCATGAAGAGGTTGTCCTTAAAACTCAGGAGGCTGCTAAAGAAAAGGAGTTCCAAAGTGTACCTGCTGGACCAGCTGGAGCAGTTGAG AGTTGTGAAATCTGTCAAGAACAATTTGAACAGTACtgggatgaagaggaggaagaatggcACTTAAAAAATGCTATTAGAGTAGACGGAAAG aTTTACCATCCATCATGTTATGAAGATTATCAAAAT ACATCTTCATTTGATTGCACACCATCTCCCAGCAAGACACCAGTTGAAAACCCTTTGAACATTATGTTGAACATTGTCAAAAACGAATTGCAAGAACCCTGTGAAAGTCCCAAAGTTAAGGAAGAACAAATTGATGCCCCACCAGCTTGTTCAGAAGAAAGTGTAGCAACACCCACtgaaattaaaacagaaagtgATACAGTTGAGTCAgtttaa
- the Pcf11 gene encoding pre-mRNA cleavage complex 2 protein Pcf11, which produces MSEQTPAEAGAAGAREDACRDYQSSLEDLTFNSKPHINMLTILAEENLPFAKEIVSLIEAQTAKAPSSEKLPVMYLMDSIVKNVGREYLTAFTKNLVATFICVFEKVDENTRKSLFKLRSTWDEIFPLKKLYALDVRVNSLDPAWPIKPLPPNVNTSSIHVNPKFLNKSPDEPSTPGTVVSSPSISTPPIVPDIQKNLTQEQLIRQQLLAKQKQLLELQQKKLELELEQAKAQLAVSLSVQQETANLGPGSVPSKLHVPQIPTMAVKTPHQVPVQPDKSRAGPSLQMQDLKGTNRDPRLNRMSQHSSHGKEQSHRKEFVMNTINQSDIKTSKNVPSEKLNSSKQEKSKSGERITKKELDQLDSKSKSKSKSPSPLKNKLSHTKDLKNQDSESMRLSDMSKRDPRLKKHLQDKAEGKDEDVKEKRKTAEKKEKDEHMKSSEHRVIGSRSKIINGIVQKQDMVTEELEKQGTKPGRSSTRKRSRSRSPKSRSPIIHSPKRRDRRSPKRRQRSMSPNLAPKAGKMRQSGLKQSHMEEFPPPSREERNIKRSAKQDVRDPRRLKKMDEDRPQETAGQHSMKSGGDPKENIENWQSSKSAKRWKSGWEENKSLQQGDEHSKPPHLRHRESWSSTKGILSPRAPKQQHRLSVDANLQIPKELTLASKRELLQKTSERLASGEITQDEFLVVVHQIRQLFQYQEGVREEQRSPFNDRFPLKRPRYEDSDKPFVDGPASRFAGLDTNQRLTALAEDRPLFDGPGRPSVTRDGPAKMIFEGPNKLSPRIDGPPTPGSLRFDGSPGQMGGGGPMRFEGPQGQLGGGCPLRFEGPPGPVGTPLRFEGPIGQGGGGGFRFEGSPSLRFEGSTGGLRFEGPGGQPVGGLRFEGHRGQPVGGLRFEGPHGQPVGSLRFDNPRGQPVGGLRFEGGHGPSGAAIRFDGPHGQPGGGGGIRFEGPLLQQGVGMRFEGPHGQSVAGLRFEGHNQLGGNLRFEGPHGQPGVGIRFEGPIVQQGGGMRFEGPVPGGGLRIEGPLGQGGPRFEGCHSLRFDGQPGQPSLLPRFDGLHGQPGPRFERTGQPGPQRFDGPPGQQVQPRFDGVPQRFDGPQHQQASRFDIPLGLQGTRFDNHPSQRIESFNHSGPYNDPPGNTFNVPSQGLQFQRHEQIFDTPQGPNFNGPHGPGNQNFPNPINRASGHYFDEKNLQSSQFGNFGNLPTPISVGNIQASQQVLTGVAQPVAFGQGQQFLPVHPQNPGAFIQNPSGGLPKAYPDNHLSQVDVNELFSKLLKTGILKLSQPDSATAQVTEAVAQPPPEEDEDQNEDQDVPDLTNFTIEELKQRYDSVINRLYTGIQCYSCGMRFTTSQTDVYADHLDWHYRQNRTEKDVSRKVTHRRWYYSLTDWIEFEEIADLEERAKSQFFEKVHEEVVLKTQEAAKEKEFQSVPAGPAGAVESCEICQEQFEQYWDEEEEEWHLKNAIRVDGKIYHPSCYEDYQNTSSFDCTPSPSKTPVENPLNIMLNIVKNELQEPCESPKVKEEQIDAPPACSEESVATPTEIKTESDTVESV; this is translated from the exons GCTCCTTCCTCAGAGAAGCTTCCAGTTATGTACCTTATGGATTCTATCGTGAAAAATGTTGGAAGAGAATATCTCACTGCCTTTACTAAAAATCTAGTTgcaacatttatttgtgtgtttgaaaag GTGGATGAAAATACTAGAAAAAGTTTATTTAAATTACGTTCCACATGGGATGAAATATTCCCTTTGAAGAAACTTTATGCCTTGGATGTCAGAGTCAATTCATTAGATCCTGCTTGGCCTATTAAACCTCTGCCTCCTAATGTGAATACATCTAGCATCCATGTGAATcccaaatttttaaataaatcg ccTGATGAGCCTTCAACACCTGGCACAGTGGTCAGTTCCCCCAGTATCTCCACTCCTCCCATTGTACCTGATATACAAAAGAATCTTACCCAAGAACAACTAATAAGGCAACAGTTActggcaaaacaaaaacagttgttAGAACTTCAGCAGAAAAAGCTGGAGCTTGAGTTAGAACAAGCTAAGGCACAGCTG GCAGTATCTCTGAGTGTTCAGCAGGAAACAGCCAACTTGGGTCCTGGATCAGTGCCGTCTAAATTACATGTTCCACAAATTCCCACAATGGCTGTTAAAACTCCCCATCAGGTCCCTGTACAACCTGACAAAAGCCGAGCAGGTCCATCCTTACAAATGCAAGACTTGAAAGGAACTAACCGGGATCCCCGTCTTAACAGGATGAGCCAACATTCTTCCCATGGCAAAGAGCAGAGTCATAGGAAAGAATTTGTAATGAACACAATAAACCAGTCTGATATTAAAACAAGTAAGAATGTACCCTCTGAAAAGCTAAATTCATCCAAACAAGAAAAAAGTAAATCAGGTGAAAGAATAACCAAGAAAGAACTTGACCAGTTAGATTCTAAATCCAAATCTAAGTCTAAATCACCATCACCTTTGAAAAACAAATTATCCCACACAAAAGACTTGAAAAATCAAGACTCTGAAAGTATGAGGTTGTCTGATATGAGTAAGAGAGATCCACGATTAAAGAAGCATCTTCAGGATAAAGCTGAGGGcaaagatgaagatgtaaaagaaaagagaaaaactgcagaaaagaaggagaaagatgagCACATGAAATCATCTGAACACAGGGTGATTGGAAGTAGAAGTAAAATCATAAATGGCATTGTCCAAAAACAAGACATGGTTACAGAGGAGTTGGAAAAACAGGGGACAAAACCAGGGAGATCGAGTACTAGAAAGAGATCAAGATCAAGGTCACCTAAGTCTCGGTCACCAATTATACATTCCCCAAAGAGAAGAGATAGACGGTCACCCAAACGAAGGCAAAGAAGTATGTCTCCCAATTTGGCACCCAAAGCTGGAAAGATGCGTCAGTCGGGACTAAAACAGTCACATATGGAAGAATTCCCACCACCttccagggaagaaagaaatattaaGAGAAGTGCTAAGCAGGATGTTAGAGATCCCAGACGACTGAAAAAGATGGATGAGGACCGGCCTCAAGAAACTGCAGGTCAACATTCTATGAAGTCAGGTGGTGACCCAAAGGAGAATATAGAGAATTGGCAAAGCTCTAAGTCTGCCAAAAGATGGAAATCTGGctgggaagaaaataaaag CTTGCAGCAGGGTGATGAACATAGTAAACCTCCTCATCTAAGGCATAGGGAGAGCTGGTCAAGCACTAAAGGGATCTTGTCACCTCGAGCCCCCAAGCAGCAGCACCGACTAAGTGTAGATGCCAATCTTCAAATTCCTAAAGAGTTAACTCTTGCAAGCAAAAGAGAATTGCTTCAAAAG ACGAGCGAACGTTTAGCATCTGGTGAAATTACACAGGATGAGTTCCTTGTTGTTGTGCATCAAATTCGACAGCTATTTCAGTATCAAGAAG gtGTACGAGAGGAGCAGAGATCACCATTCAATGATCGTTTTCCACTTAAGCGACCTAGATATGAAGATTCAGATAAACCATTTGTAGATGGCCCAGCATCAAGATTTGCTGGCCTTGATACAAATCAGCGACTTACAGCTCTAGCTGAAGACCGACCATTATTTGATGGacctggtaggccatctgtgaCGAGAGATGGCCCAGCCAAGATGATTTTTGAAGGACCTAATAAATTAAGCCCTAGAATTGATGGACCTCCTACACCAGGTTCTCTTCGGTTTGATGGGTCACCAGGACAAATGGGGGGAGGAGGCCCTATGAGATTTGAAGGACCACAAGGTCAGTTAGGAGGTGGGTGTCCTTTGAGATTTGAAGGTCCTCCAGGACCAGTAGGAACACCTCTGCGGTTTGAAGGGCCAATTGgtcaaggaggaggaggtggtttTCGATTTGAAGGTTCACCTAGTTTGAGGTTTGAGGGATCTACAGGTGGTTTACGATTTGAAGGACCAGGGGGTCAGCCCGTGGGTGGTCTCAGGTTTGAAGGACATCGTGGTCAACCTGTGGGTGGTCTCAGGTTTGAAGGACCTCATGGACAGCCTGTGGGCAGTCTTAGATTTGATAATCCTCGAGGTCAGCCTGTAGGAGGACTTAGATTTGAAGGGGGTCATGGTCCATCAGGGGCTGCAATTAGGTTTGATGGGCCTCATggtcagccaggtggtggtggtggtatcaGATTTGAGGGCCCTTTGCTACAGCAAGGAGTTGGAATGAGGTTTGAGGGTCCCCATGGTCAGTCTGTAGCTGGTCTGAGATTTGAAGGACATAATCAACTAGGTGGGAACCTTAGGTTTGAGGGACCACATGGTCAACCAGGGGTTGGGATCAGGTTTGAAGGACCTATAGTTCAACAAGGAGGTGGAATGAGGTTTGAAGGTCCTGTACCAGGAGGTGGCCTGAGAATTGAAGGGCCTCTGGGTCAAGGTGGTCCTAGATTTGAAGGTTGTCACTCTTTAAGGTTTGATGGACAGCCAGGTCAACCATCACTTTTGCCAAGATTTGATGGATTACATGGCCAGCCAGGTCCTAGATTTGAAAGAACTGGTCAGCCAGGTCCACAGAGGTTTGATGGACCACCTGGACAGCAGGTTCAACCAAGATTTGATGGTGTACCTCAAAGATTTGATGGGCCACAACACCAGCAAGCATCAAGATTTGATATTCCTCTTGGTCTACAAGGAACTCGATTTGACAATCATCCTTCACAAAGGATTGAATCTTTCAATCATTCTGGCCCATATAATGATCCACCTGGCAATACTTTTAATGTTCCATCTCAAGGATTACAGTTCCAAAGACACGAACAAATATTTGATACACCTCAAGGACCAAATTTTAATGGACCACATGGCCCTGGAAATCAGAATTTCCCAAATCCCATTAACAGAGCTTCTGGACACTATTTTGATGAAAAGAATCTTCAGAGTTCTCAGTTTGGAAACTTTGGCAATTTGCCTACACCAATATCAGTAGGAAATATTCAGGCATCTCAACAG GTTCTTACTGGTGTTGCTCAGCCAGTAGCGTTTGGCCAAGGACAACAGTTCTTACCAGTTCATCCACAGAATCCTGGAGCTTTTATTCAAAATCCTTCAG gcgGTCTTCCCAAGGCATATCCTGATAATCATCTCAGTCAGGTGGATGTAAACGAATTGTTTTCAAAACTGCTAAAAACAGGAATTCTCAAATTGTCACAGCCTGATTCAGCTACAGCAC AGGTAACCGAGGCTGTTGCTCAGCCTCCCCCTGAGGAGGACGAGGATCAGAATGAAGATCAGGATGTTCCAGATCTTACCAATTTCACCATTGAAGAATTGAAGCA ACGTTATGACAGTGTTATAAACCGGCTGTACACTGGGATTCAATGTTACTCGTGTGGAATGAGGTTCACGACATCCCAGACAGATGTTTATGCAGATCACTTGGATTGGCATTATCGGCAAAACAGAACCGAGAAAGATGTTAGCAGAAAAGTCACTCATAGACGTTGGTACTACAGTCTAACA GATTGGATAGAATTTGAAGAAATAGCTGATCTGGAAGAACGTGCAAAAAGCCAGTTTTTTGAAAAGGTTCATGAAGAGGTTGTCCTTAAAACTCAGGAGGCTGCTAAAGAAAAGGAGTTCCAAAGTGTACCTGCTGGACCAGCTGGAGCAGTTGAG AGTTGTGAAATCTGTCAAGAACAATTTGAACAGTACtgggatgaagaggaggaagaatggcACTTAAAAAATGCTATTAGAGTAGACGGAAAG aTTTACCATCCATCATGTTATGAAGATTATCAAAAT ACATCTTCATTTGATTGCACACCATCTCCCAGCAAGACACCAGTTGAAAACCCTTTGAACATTATGTTGAACATTGTCAAAAACGAATTGCAAGAACCCTGTGAAAGTCCCAAAGTTAAGGAAGAACAAATTGATGCCCCACCAGCTTGTTCAGAAGAAAGTGTAGCAACACCCACtgaaattaaaacagaaagtgATACAGTTGAGTCAgtttaa
- the Ankrd42 gene encoding ankyrin repeat domain-containing protein 42 isoform X3 gives MPGVANPGPSKSRRETADSSSRKKVHFSSIHDAVRAGDVKQLSDIVERGANLNEVDALHQFTPLHWAAHSGSLECLHWLLWSGADATQTTTRGWTAAHIAAIRGQDACLQALIINGANLATQDDRGCTPLHLAATHGHSFSLQIMLRSGVDPSVTDKREWKPVHYASFHGRLGCLQLLVKWGCGIEDVDYNGNLPELK, from the exons ATGCCTGGTGTGGCTAATCCAGGCCCCTCCAAGTCCCGTAGGGAGACTGCAGACTCAA GTTCCAGGAAGAAGGTACATTTCAGTAGCATACATGATGCGGTCCGGGCTGGAGATGTCAAGCAGCTGTCAGACATAGTGGAGCGTGGTGCCAACCTTAATGAAGTGGATGCTCTCCATCAGTTTACTCCTTTACATTGGGCAGCACATTCTGGAAGTTTAGAG TGCCTTCACTGGCTACTCTGGAGTGGTGCTGATGCCACACAGACAACTACAAGGGGATGGACAGCGGCTCACATAGCTGCAATCCGGGGTCAGGATGCCTGCTTACAG GCTCTTATAATCAATGGAGCCAACCTAGCAACTCAAGATGATCGTGGATGCACCCCACTACACCTTGCTGCTACTCATGGACACTCTTTTTCTTTACAAATAATGCTGCGAAGTGGAGTG GATCCCAGCGTGACTGACAAGAGAGAGTGGAAACCTGTGCATTATGCATCTTTTCATGGGCGGCTTGGTTGCTTGCAACTTCTTGTCAAATGGGGATGTGGCATCGAAGACGTGGACTACAATGGAAACCTCCCGG AGCTAAAATAG